The genomic stretch GAAAGACGAAGCGTGATCCGGCCTGAGCTACGAACTCGACACAGGCCTGCAACGCCTCAGGATTGTGGCGGACCCCGTATGGCGGAACGATCGCGTGGAACGTGAGCTGCGGATACGCGCTCCGCATACGCGCTACGACTTCGTCAGTTGCTGCGACTATGGTGATCGCATCTCCTGGTGAAACCACGGAACGGAAAAGATCCGCCGTCAGGTCCGAACCCGTGATCAAAGGCAATTTGATAAACATGAGCCTGGCTAGGGTTCGGATCGGCCGGCTGTCGCAAAGGCTGAGCCAAGCGCCTGCAATATATCGCCTGAGCTCTGCATCGCGGCTCATTCTCACCACGTAGTCGACATTCGGCGTAACCACATAACGGAAGCGCCGCCCAGGTGGATTGTCTTCAAGAAGTCGCAGAACGGTAGAGCGCGACATCAGGTTGAAGGGGGCACCGAGGAAGAAGCATCGTCGCGCAACGAGACGCTCCTTCACAGACGAGGCAGTGTCGATGGCGGCCATTGCAGATCCCCCCGAAATCGGACACCCCAGCAGCTCCCTGTCGAAAACAGCGCGAGGGCATTCGCTAACCCTATGATAAGTATTAATTTTCTTCGCGAGGACAGCAATTCACCGGGACACATCACTAGGACGTAGCTCCGTCCCTGGCGGGATTATCGGGTGCTCGAAATGATGATCGG from Pseudorhizobium banfieldiae encodes the following:
- a CDS encoding WecB/TagA/CpsF family glycosyltransferase codes for the protein MAAIDTASSVKERLVARRCFFLGAPFNLMSRSTVLRLLEDNPPGRRFRYVVTPNVDYVVRMSRDAELRRYIAGAWLSLCDSRPIRTLARLMFIKLPLITGSDLTADLFRSVVSPGDAITIVAATDEVVARMRSAYPQLTFHAIVPPYGVRHNPEALQACVEFVAQAGSRFVFLAIGSPQSDMIAHQLSCHPRATGIGLNVGAGLEFLVGTKRRAPVWMQRSGLEWAHRLFGDPKRLWRRYAFSVIPLAKLFSHELLGRSARHG